The sequence CGACTCCGAGCGGTTGGCCACCGAGGTCGAGACCGAGCTGGAGCGCCAGGTCGCCGCGACCAAGCACACCGAGCGCATCACGACCGCGCTGGCGGGGGAGCAGTCGGGCATCGTCCTGGTCCGCGACGTCGAGCAGGGCATCGCCGTGGTCGACGCCTACGCCGCCGAGCACCTCGAGATCCACACCGCGGACGCCGCGTCCGACGCCGCGCGCATCCGCAACGCCGGTGCGATCTTCGTCGGTCCGCACGCGCCGGTGAGCCTGGGCGACTACTGCGCCGGCTCCAACCACGTGCTCCCGACCGGCGGGTGCGCCTGCCACTCCTCGGGGTTGTCGGTGCGCGCCTTCACCAAGTCGGTGCACGTCGTGGACTACAGCGCCGCGGCGCTGGCCGAGGTCGCCCACCACGTGGTCGCACTCGCCGATGCCGAGGACCTTCCCGGTCACGGCGCCGCGGTCCGGGTGCGCACCGAGGCGGCCCGGGACCTCCCGGGGGACGACGCATGAGCTTTCCCCCGATCCGTGAGGAGCTGCGTGGCCTCACGCCGTACGGCGCGCCCCAGCTGGACGTGCCGGTGCAGCTCAACACCAACGAGAACCCCTACGCCCCCTCTGCGGCCTGCGTGGCGGACATCGCGCGCGCTGCGGGCGAGGCCGCCGCGCGCCTCAACCGCTACCCCGACCGCGAGTTCACCGTGCTGCGCGAGCGGCTCGCCGACTACCTCACCGCGGACCTGCGGTCGACGGGCAGCGACGCGCCGGGGGTCACCGCGGGCCAGGTCTGGGCGGCCAACGGGTCCAACGAGGTGATGCTCCAGGTGCTGCAGGCCTTCGGCGGCCCGGGACGGACGGCGCTGAGCTTCGCGCCGACGTACTCGATGTATCCCGAGTACGCCCGCGACACCCACACCGCGTGGGTCGCGGGCCACCGCGAGCACGACTTCACCCTCGACCCCGTCCACGCACGCGAGCTGATCGAGCAGCACCGGCCGCACGTCGTGCTGCTGCCGAGCCCGAACAACCCCACGGGGACCGCGCTGGCCCCCGAGACCGTGACGCTGTTGTGCGAGGCGGTGGGGGAGTCCGGTGTGGTCGTCGTCGACGAGGCGTACGGCGAGTTCCGGCGTACCGGCACGCCCACGGCCCTGGAGCTGCTGCCCCGGCACCGCAACCTGGTCGTCACGCGCACGATGAGCAAGGCGTTCGCGGCCGCCGGGCTCCGGCTGGGCTACCTCGCCGCCGACCCCGCGATCTGCGACGCGATCCGTGTCGTCCGGTTGCCCTACCACCTCTCGGCCACCACCCAGGCGGTCGCCGTGGCGGCGCTGGACCACGCCACCGAGCTGCTCGGTGGCGTGGCCGACCTGCGCGACGAGCGCGACCGGACGGTGGTCTGGCTGCGCGAGCAGGGCCTCCAAGTGGCGGACTCGGACGCCAATTTCTGCTTGTTCGGCACCTTCGAGGACCGGCATGCTGTCTGGCAGGGTCTGCTGGACGCGGGTGTCCTGGTCCGCGAGGTCGGCCCGGAGGGCTGGCTGCGGGTGTCGATCGGCACCCACGAGGAGATGGCGACGTTCCGGGACGCGTTGCGCCACGCGATGCACCACCACGGCCCCCAAGGCAAGGAGACAACCGTATGAGTCGCACGGCAACGATCGAGCGGGGCACCAAGGAGTCCAAGGTCCACGTCGAGGTCGACCTAGACGGCTCCGGCAAGGCCCAGGTCTCCACCGGGGTCGGGTTCTACGACCACATGCTCGACTCCTTCGCCCGCCACTCCCTGGTCGACCTCACCGTGCACACCATGGGTGACGTCCAGATCGACGCCCACCACACGGTCGAGGACACTGCGATCGTGCTGGGGCAGGCACTGCGCGAGGCGCTGGGCGAGAAGAAGGGCATCCGCCGCTTCGGCGACGCGACCGTGCCGCTGGACGAGGCGCTCGTGCAGGCCGTCGTCGACGTGTCCGGGCGCCCGTACTGCGTCCACACCGGCGAGCCCGAGGGGCAGGCCTACGTGCAACTCGGCGGCGACGGCGTGCCCTACCTCGGGTCGCTGACCCAGCACGTCTTCGAGACGATCTCGTTCCACGCCCACCTCGCGCTGCACGTGCGGGTGCTCGCGGGCCGGGAGCCGCACCACATCGTGGAGACCCAGTTCAAGGCCTTCGCCCGCGCCTTCCGCGACGCGATCGCCCTGGACCCGCGCGAGACCGGTGTGCCCTCCACCAAGGGCGCGCTCTGACCCCGCAGCGACCCGACGTCGTGGTCCTGGACTACGGCTCGGGCAACCTCCGCTCCGCCGTGCGCGCGATGGAGCGCGCAGGCGCGGCGGTGACGCTGACCGACGACATGGACGCGGCACTCGCGGCCGACGGACTGGTCGTCCCCGGCGTCGGTGCCTTCGCCGCCTGCATGGCCGGCATCCGTGGGATCCGCGGCGAGCGCCTCATCGCGCGCCGACTCTCCGGCGGGCGACCGGTGCTGGGCATCTGCGTGGGCATGCAGGTGCTCTTCGAGCGCGGCATCGAGCACGGCGTCGAGACCGAGGGCTGTGGCGAGTGGCCCGGCGTGGTCGAGCGGCTGCAGGCGCCGATCGTGCCCCACATGGGATGGAACCGGGTCCAGCCCCCGTCGGACTCGTCGCTGTTCGCCGGCGCGGCCGAGGAGCGGTTCTACTTCGTCCACTCCTACGGCGTACGTGAATGGGCGCTGACCACCAACGACCGCACGCCGGCGGCGTACCAGCCGCGGGTGACCTGGGCCGAGCACGGCGGCGACCGGTTCGTCGCCGCGGTCGAGAACGGCCCGCTGTGCGCCACCCAGTTCCACCCGGAGAAGTCCGGCGACGCCGGGGCCCGCGTCCTCGCCAACTGGGTCGCCGGCCTCGCCGCGTGACACCCCGCCACGACACGGGGGCGACCGCCCCCGGAAGGACGAGATGAGCAACTACCTCGAACTCCTCCCCGCCGTCGACATCCAGGACGGCCAGGCCGTGCAGCTCGTGCAGGGCGTCGCCGGGTCCCAGAAGGCCTTCGGCGACCCGATCGAGGCGGCGCTGCGCTGGCAGGAGGCCGGTGCGGAGTGGCTGCACCTGGTCGACCTCGACGCCGCGTTCGGCCGCGGCAGCAACCGCGCCCTGCAGGCCGAGATCACCGCCCGGCTGGACATCGACGTGGAGATGAGCGGCGGCATCCGCGACGACGCGTCCCTCGAGGCCGCGATGGCCACGGGCTGCCGACGGGTCAACATCGGCACCGCCGCGCTCGAGCAGCCCGAGTGGTGCGCCCGAGCGATCGCCACCTACGGCGACCGGGTCGCGGTGGGGCTGGACGTGCGCGGCCGCACGCTCGCCGCGCGTGGCTGGACCCGCGAGGGCGGCGACCTCTACGAGACCCTCGAGCGCCTCGACCGCGAGGGGTGCGCCCGCTACGTCGTCACCGACGTCAACAAGGACGGCATGCTGCAGGGGCCGAACCTGGACCTGCTCGGTGACGTGTGCGCCGCCACCGACCGCCCGGTCGTGGCCTCGGGGGGAGTGACGACGCTCGCCGACATCGAGGCGTTGATGGGCCTGGTCGCCGACGGCGTCGAGGGCGCCATCGCAGGGACCGCCCTCTACGAGGGCCGGTTCACCCTCCAGGAGGCCCTCGCCCTGACCAAGGGTGCGGCATGAGCCTGGCCGTGCGCGTCATCCCGTGCCTGGACGTCGACGCCGGCCGGGTCGTCAAGGGCGTCAACTTCAAGGAGCTGCGCGACGCCGGTGACCCGGTGGAGCTAGCGCGCACCTACGACGCCGAGGGTGCCGACGAGCTGACCTTCCTCGACATCTCCGCCTCCCACGAGGGACGCGCGACCACGTTGGAGATGGTGGCCGCGACCGCCGAGCAGGTGTTCATCCCGCTCACTGTCGGTGGCGGTGTCGGCTCGGTCGAGGACGTCGACCGGTTGCTGCGGGCCGGCGCGGACAAGGTCGCGGTCAACACCGCGGCGATCCGTCGCCCCGACCTCGTCGCCGAGATCGCCGACCGGTTCGGCAACCAGGTCCTGGTGCTGTCGGTGGACGCCCGCCGGGTGCCCGGCGGTGCGAGTGAGGCCTGTCCCTCCGGCTTCGAGGTGACCACCCACGGCGGACGCGAGTCGGCCGGGCTGGACGCCATCGCGTGGGCGGTGCAGGCGACCGAGCTCGGTGCGGGGGAGATCCTGCTCAACGCCATGGACGCCGACGGCACGACCGACGGGTTCGACCTCGAGCTGATCGAGTCCGTACGCCGCGAGGTCACCATCCCGGTGATCGCCTCCGGCGGCGCGGGCGCGGTCGAGCACTTCCCGCCGGCGGTCGACGCCGGGGCCGACGCCGTGCTCGCCGCCACGGTCTTCCACTTCGGCACGCTGCGCATCGGCGAGGTGAAGGACACCCTCGCCGCCGCCGGCCACCCCGTACGCTGAGCCCGTGCCGGACCTGGATCCCGCGATCGCGGAGCGCCTCACCCGCAACGATGCGGGGCTCGTCCCTGCCGTCGTGCAGCAGCACGACACGCGCGAGGTGCTGATGCTGGCCTGGATGAACGACGAGGCCCTGCGCCAGACCCTGACCACCGGGCGCGCGACGTACTGGAGTCGTTCCCGGCAGGAGATGTGGGTCAAGGGCGAGACCTCGGGGCACCGGCAGTGGGTGCACGAGGTGCGCCTGGACTGCGACGGCGACACCCTCCTGGTCCTCGTCGACCAGGAGGGGCCGGCCTGCCACACCGGTGCGCGCACGTGCTTCGACGCCGACCGGCTCCCGCTCGGTGCCGAGACCGGGGGAGGCCCGGCGTGACCGCCGCTGAGGCGACCGGAGCGACCGACCCACCGCGCGGCCGGCGCCGCACCTTCGTCCCGGCCCTGCTGGTCGGACTGCTGGCGGGCGCCGTGGCGGCGGTGGCCGGCAACCAGGCGTGGGTCGAGCCCGCGAGCGACTCCCCGGCCGGCTCGATCGGCCAGGTGGCCGCCATCGCGGCGGATGCGTCCTCGCCCCTGACGACTGCCGTCGCGCTGGTCTCGCTGGCGACGTGGGGCGTGGTGCTGGTGACGCGCGACCGGTTCCGGCGCGTGATGGCCTGGTTCGGCGCCCTGGTGGCCGTGGCGCTGCTGGTCGTGGTGGTGCTGGGACTGGCCGCGGCACCGGACGACCTGCGTGACCTGATGGCGCAGTACGGCATCACCGAGCCCGACCTGCGGCGTACGCCGTGGTCCTGGGTCGCGCTCGCCGCGACCCCCTTCGCGCTGGCGGCCGCGCTCGCCGCGGCCAGGGACGTGCGCCACTGGCCCCAGATGGGCAGCCGGTACGACGCGCCCAGCGCGCCGGACACGGCCACGGCGGACGACGACCCGGCCGAGGAGCAGTCCCACCTGGAACTGTGGAAGTCGCTCGACGAGGGCTCCGATCCGACGCGGTGAGCCTCCCCTACAATGATCCGGCACGCATCACCGGCACGAGGAGCTCCAGCGCAGATGGCACATCACGGCAACACCCCGGCGGCGTGGACGGCTGTCCTGATCGCGCTGGTCGGCTTCGTGGTCGGCGGCGTGGGCTTGATGTTCAGCCCCATCGAGATGGCCATCTTCTGGGTCGGCTGTGCGATCGTGGTCGGTGCGGGCATCGTGTTCGTCGTCATGGACAAGATGGGTCTGCACGACTGACCGGGAGGCACCATGAGCGTCGGTGAAGCGCCGACCCTGCTCCCGCGGGGGACCGACGGCCGCCCGCGCTGGCAGCGGATGGTCGCGCCCGCCGCGGTCGCCGGCGGACTGCTCGCGGCGACGGTCGCTCTCCACGTGCGCGACCCGCACGCTGCCGGCTCGTGGGGCATGTGCCCGAGCGCAGCGCTCGGCTTCTGGTGCCCCGGGTGCGGTGGTCTTCGAGCGGTCAACGACCTCAGCAACGCCCAGGTGGCCGACGCCGCGTCGAGCAACCTGCTCTTCGTGGCCTCGCTGCCGCTGATCGCCTACGCCTTCTGGCGCTGGAGCGCCGGACGGTTCACCGGACGCGCCTGGCGGCCCAGCGCCGCCACCGGCAACGTCGTGGCCGCCGGACTCGTGGTCGCGATGGCGGTCTTCACCGTCCTGCGCAACCTGCCGGCCGGGTCCTGGCTGGCGCCCTGAGCGAGCCCGACCCGGCCAGCATCGGGTCACACGTTGGTGTTCCAGGTCATGTCGACCACGCCGGTCGCCACCAGCACCCAGTTGACGATGCCCAGCACGACGCCCACGACGCCGAGGATGATGCCGGCGAGGGCCATGCCGCCGCCGGTCTTCATGCCACCGGACTCGGCGACCTCCTTGCGGCCGAGGAAGCCGAGCACGGTCGCCGCGATGGACACCACGAAGATGCCCGAGCAGCACAGGCCGACGATGCCGACGATCATCGAGATCAGCGACATCACCGACATGCTCCGCTGCTCACCGGCGGGCGGTTGGCCGCCGTAGGGCGAGTCGCCACCCGGGGGAGGCGGGGGCGGGGTGCCGTAGTTCGGGGGCTCGTTGACGCTCATGGGGGAGTCCCTTCGACATCGGCCCGGCCGAGCACCGGGCGGTTGCGGTGACCCTACCGGGGCCGTGACAGACTCGGTGCAGCAGCGGCAGGCCGCTGTGGACCCAACTGCTGTGCGAGGAACGGAGAGGCGCGACATGTCGGTGCTCGACGAGATCGTCGCCGGCGTGCGTGAGGACCTCGCCGTCCGGGAGTCGTCGACGCCGCTGGTCGAGGTCCGCGCGATGCTCGCCGACGCCCCGGCGCCGCGGGACCCGATGCCCCACTTCCGTGCTCCGGGATCGAGCGTGATCGCCGAGGTGAAGCGCCGGAGCCCCAGCAAGGGGGACCTGGCCGAGATTCCCGACCCCGCCTCGCTGGCGCGCGAGTACGCCGCCGGCGGCGCCGGCGCGATCAGCGTGCTGACCGAGGCGCGCCGGTTCGGCGGCAGCCTCGACGACCTGCGCGCGGTGCGCGCCGCCGTGGACGTGCCGGTGCTCCGCAAGGACTTCCTCGTGACCGAGTACCAGGTGCTCGAGGCCCGAGCCGCCGGCGCCGACCTGGTGCTGTTGATCGTCGCCGCGCTGACCGACGAGGAGCTGCGCCGGCTGCACGACACCGCCCGCGAGCTCGGCATGACGGTGCTGGTGGAGGTCCACGACGAGGCCGAGACCGCACGTGCGGTGGACCTGGGAGCGGAGCTGATCGGCGTCAACGCCCGCAACCTCAAGACCCTCGACGTCGACGCCGGCACCTTCGGCCGGCTGGCGCCCCTGATCCCCGAGGACCGGGTACGCGTCGCGGAGTCGGGCATCACCGGCCCTGCGGACGTCGACGACTTCGTGGCCGCGGGCGCCCGCGTGGTGCTCGTCGGCGAGGCACTGGTGCGGGGCGGCACGCCCCGCGAGGCCGTGGCGGCCATGACCGGACGGGAGGCCTGATGGAGCTCGACCAACAGCACGGTGCGGACGCCCTCGGCTGGTTCGGTGGCACCGGCGGCTTCGGTGGCCGGTTCATGCCCGAGGCGCTGATCGCCGCCCTCGACGAGCTCGACGTCGCGTGGCGCGACGCCCTCGCCGACCCGGCGTTCACCGAGGAGTTCCAGCGCCTGCTGCGCGAGTACGCCGGCGTCCCCTCCGCGCTGTACGACGCCACCCGGCTCTCGGCCGAGGCGGGCGCCCGGATCCTGCTCAAGCGCGAGGACCTCAACCACACCGGGGCGCACAAGATCCGCAACGTGCTCGGCCAGGCCCTGCTGACCAAGCGCATGGGCAAGACGCGCGTGATCGCGGAGACCGGTGCCGGACAGCACGGTGTCGCGAGCGCCACCGCGGCGGCGTACCTCGGCCTGGACTGCACCGTCTACATGGGCGAGGTGGACACCGAGCGCCAGGCCCTCAACGTCGCGCGCATGCAGCTGTTGGGCGCCGAGGTGGTCCCGGTGACCAGCGGATCCCGGACGTTGAAGGACGCGATCAACGAGGCGCTGCGCGACTGGGTGGCCAGCGTCGACCACACCGCCTACCTCTTCGGCACCGCTGCCGGACCCCACCCGTTCCCCAGCCTGGTGGCCTCCTTCGTGCGCGGCATCGGCGACGAGGCGCGGCAGCAGTGCCTCGACCTCACCGGTTCGCTGCCCGACGCCGTCGCCGCCTGTGTCGGTGGCGGCTCGAACGCCATCGGCCTCTTCGCGGGCTTCGTGGACGACCCCGGGGTCGCGATCTACGGCTTCGAGGCCGGCGGCGAGGGCGTCGACACCGATCGGCACGCCGCCACGATCCACGCCGGCAGCGTCGGCGTCCTGCACGGCGCCCGCACCTACGTCCTGCAGGACGAGGACGGGCAGACCGTGGAGTCCCACTCGATCTCGGCCGGCCTGGACTACCCGGGGGTCGGCCCGCAGCACGCCAGCCTGGCGGCCACCGAGCGCGCCACCTACGTCCCCGTCACCGACGACCAGGCGATGGCGGCGATGTCGCGCCTGGCGCGCACCGAGGGGATCATCTGCGCGATCGAGTCCGCGCACGCGGTCGCCGGGGCCCTGGAGTTGGCGAAGCAGCGCCCGGGGCAGACGCTGCTGGTGAACCTGTCGGGCCGCGGTGACAAGGACATGGGCACCGCGCTGGAGTACTTCGGGCTCGGCGAGGCGGGCCGGGAGTCCGACACGTGAGCGCCGCGACCGCCTTCGAGAAGGCCCGCGCCGAGGACCGGGCCGCACTGGTCGGCTACCTGCCTGCCGGGTTCCCCGACGTCGAGGCGAGCATCGCGGCCCTGCGCACCATGGTCGACGCGGGCTGTGACGTCATCGAGATCGGCCTGCCCTACAGCGACCCCGTGATGGACGGGCCCACCATCCAGACCGCCGCGCAGCAGGCACTGGAGGCGGGCACCCGCACCAGCGACGTGCTGCGCGTCGTGGAGGCCGTGGCCGGGACCGGCACCCCCACACTCGTCATGACCTACTGGAACCCCGTCGAGCGCTACGGCACGGAGCGGTTCGCCCGCGACCTCGCCGCCGCCGGGGGAGCGGGACTGATCACGCCCGACCTCACGCCGGACTTCGCGCCGGAGTGGATCGCGGCCGCCGACGCCCACGACCTGGACAAGGTGTTCCTCGTCGCTCCCTCCTCGACCGATGAGCGCATCGCGATGACCACGGCCGCGTGCCGCGGCTTCGTCTACGCGACCGCCGTCATGGGCGTCACCGGCGCCCGCGAGTCGACCAGCGACCTCGCCGGACCACTCGTCGCCCGCACCCACCGCACCACCGACCTGCCCGTCGGCGTCGGCCTGGGGGTCAGCAACGGTGCGCAGGCGGCCGCCGTGGCGGCGTACGCCGACGGCGTGATCGTCGGGTCCGCGTTCGTGCGGACCCTCCTGGACCACCCCGGCGACGCCGCGGCCGGACGGCGTGCCCTCGGCTCGCTCACCGAGGACCTCGCGGAGGGCGTCCGTGCGTAGTCTCCTGGCCCGGTTGTCCCTGCTGCTCGTGGCCGCCCTGGTGGCCGGCTGCGGTGCTGACGCCTCCTCCGCCGAGTTCAACGGGGTCCGCCTGGAACAGCCGTACGGCGTCCCCGACGTCCCGCTGACCGACACCAGCGGGGCGTCGTACTCGCTGAAGGAGGACCGGGAGGACGCGCTGACGATCGTCTTCTTCGGCTACACCCACTGCCCCGACTACTGCCCCCTGGTCATGGGGTCGCTCTCGGCGGCGATGAACCACCTCTCCGAGGAGGACCGCGAGCGGGTCAACGTCACCTTCGTGACGACCGACCCCGCGCGCGACGACGAGCAGGCCCTGCGTGACTACCTCGACGGCTACGGATCGGAGTTCGTGGGCCTCACCGGCGACCTCGAGCGGGTCGTCGAGCTCGCCGAGCCCCTGCACATCTACGTCGCCGACGGTGCCGAGCTGCCCAGCGGCGGCCGCGACCTCGGCGGCCACACGACGGCGACCCTGGCCATCGGCGAGGAGGACGAGGCCGTCGCGTTGTGGAAGCAGGACACCTCGGCACTGGAGTACGCCGAGGACATCCACGCGCTGCTCGCCGACGACTGACGGCCCGACGACGGAGACACCAACGTGCTGCTGCCCGACCTGATCCCCGGCCTCATCGCCGCCAGCATCCCCAGCCCCTCCCAGGGCGTGTGGGAGCTCGGACCGGTGCCGATCCGCGCCTACGCGCTGTGCATCATCACCGGCATCATCGTCGCGATCTGGCTGGGCGAGCGCCGCTGGGTGGCGCGGGGCGGTCAGCCCGGCGAGGTCCAGGACCTCGCGCTGTGGGCGATCCCGTTCGGCCTGGTGGGCGCCCGCGCCTACCACGTCGCGACCGACTGGCAGCAGTACTTCGGCGAGGGCGGCGATCCGGTCGCCGCGCTCTACGTCTGGCGCGGCGGCCTCGGCATCTGGGGCGGCGTGGCCCTGGGCGCGCTGGGCGTCTACCTCGGTGCCCGGCAGAAGGGCATCCGGATCTCGGCCGTCCTCGACGCGCTCGCCCCCGGCGTGCTCCTCGCCCAGGCCATCGGTCGCTGGGGCAACTGGTTCAACCAGGAGCTCTACGGCAGCCCCACCGACCTGCCCTGGGCGCTGGAGATCGACCAGGAGAACTTCTCCGGCAGCTACGTCGACCAGCTCGCCGCCTCCGGGCAGCCGATCCCCGAGGTGGCGACCTTCCACCCGACGTTCCTCTACGAGAGCCTGTGGAACCTCGCGGCGTTCGTCGTGGTGCTCTGGCTCGAGCGTCGCTACCGGCTCGGGTACGGGCGCGTGGTCGCGGCGTACGTCATGGCCTACACCGCCGGGCGTGCCTGGATCGAGCACGTCCGCATCGACGACGTGCAGCTCGACGACGTCCTGGGCCTGCGGTGGAACGTGTGGATGTCGATCGCGCTGTTCCTGCTCGCGGCCGCCTACTGGTGGTGGTCGGCACGCCGGCACCCCGGCCAGCCGGAGTCGGTCTACGTCGACGGGCGCGGACCCGTCGAGACCGTCGCCGACGGCTCCGCGGAGCCGGCCGATGACACCGATGTGACCGAGGCCACGCAGGAGCGCTCCGAGGAGTGAGGATGGCACGGGCCAGTTGACGCGGTGGTAACGTGGAGTTTCCGCCGCGTGGGCCACCGACGTCCCTTGCGACCCACCTTCCGTGGTGCTCTCTCACCACGGACGATGCCGACGGGAGAACTCCAAGTGCCCTATCCGCACGCGTTCCCGCCGCCTGAGGGTCTCTACGACCCGAGTCACGAACACGACGCCTGTGGTGTTGCCTTCGTGGCGACGATGACAGGTGAGGCGAGCCACGACATCGTGGTCAAGGCGCTGACCGCGCTCCGCAACCTCGACCACCGCGGCGCCGCCGGCGCCGAGCCCAACTCCGGCGACGGCGCCGGCATCCTGTTCCAGGTGCCCGACGCCTTCCTGCGCGAGGTCGCCGACTTCGACCTGCCCGCGGCCGGCGAGTACGCCGTCGGCACGGCGTTCCTGCCGGGCGAGGACGACCACGTCGCCAAGACCCGCACGCGGCTGGAGGAGATCGCCGCCGAGGAGGGCCTGACGGTCCTGGGGTGGCGTGACGTTCCGGTCAACCCCGACATCCTCGGCACGATGTCGCTCGCCGTGATGCCGACCTTCAGCCAGCTCTTCGTCGCCGGCTCGGACGGCGCGACCACCGGCATGGCGCTGGAGCGGCTCGCGTTCTGCCTGCGCAAGCGCGCGGAGCGGGAGACCGACGTGTACTTCCCGTCGCTCTCGGCCCGCACGCTGGCCTACAAGGGCATGCTGACCACCGAGCAGCTCGACGAGTTCTTCCCCGACCTGCGCGACGAGCGCATGGCCTCGGCCCTCGCCGTGGTGCACTCGCGGTTCTCGACCAACACCTTCCCGAGCTGGCCGCTGTCGCACCCGTTCCGCTTCATCGCCCACAACGGCGAGATCAACACCGTCATGGGCAACCGCAACTTCATGCGGGCCCGTGAGGCGCTGCTGGAGTCCGAGGTGATCCCCGGCGACATGGAGCGGCTCTTCCCGATCTGCACGCCCGACGCCTCGGACTCGGCCACCTTCGACGAGGTGCTCGAGCTGCTGCACATGGGCGGGCGCAGCCTGCCCCACGCGGTGCTGATGATGATCCCCGAGGCGTGGGAGAACCACGAGGAGATGGACCAGAAGCGGCGCGACTTCTACCGCTTCCACGCCTCCTTGATGGAGCCCTGGGACGGCCCGGCCTGCGTGGTGTTCACCGACGGCACCCAGATCGGCGCCGTGCTGGACCGCAACGGCCTGCGACCGTCGCGCTACTGGGTCACCGACGACGGCCTCGTCGTCATGGCCTCCGAGGTGGGCGTCCTCGACATCGACCCCGCGTCGGTGGTCCGCAAGGGCCGCCTGCAGCCGGGCCGGATGTTCCTCGTCGACACCGAGGAGCACCGCATCGTCGAGGACGAGGAGATCAAGGACGAGCTCGCCGCCGCGCATCCGTACGACGAGTGGCTGCACGCCGGCCAGCTCCACCTGGACGACGTCCCGGACCGCGAGCACGTGGTGCACACCCACGCCTCCGTCACGCGGCGCCAGCAGATCTTCGGCTACACCGAGGAGGAGCTGCGGGTCCTGTTGACCCCGATGGCCAACAGTGGCGCTGAGGCCATCGGCTCGATGGGCACCGACACCCCGATCGCGTCGCTGAGCAACAAGCCGCGGCTGCTGTTCGACTACTTCGCGCAGCTCTTCGCCCAGGTCACCAACCCGCCGCTGGACGCGATCCGCGAGGAGCTGGTCACCTCCCTCGGCGGCACCATCGGTCCCGAGGCGAACCTGCTCGACGCCTCCCCGGCCTCGTGCCGCCAGGTGGTGCTGCCCTTCCCGGTCATCTCCAACGACGACCTGGCCAAGATCCGCCACATCAACCGCGAGGGCGACCACCCGGGCTTCATCACCCACGTCTCCCGCGGGCTGTACGACGTCAAGGGCGGCGGCACCGCCATGGCGGCCCGGATCGACGAGATCTGCCAGGAGGTCAGCGACGCGATCGCCGACGGGGCGCGCATCATCGTGCTCTCCGACCGGCACTCCGACGCCGACGAGGCGCCGATCCCGTCGCTGCTGCTCACCGGCGCCGTGCACCACCACCTGGTGCGGGAGAAGACCCGCACCCAGGTCGGGCTGCTCATCGAGGCCGGTGACGTCCGCGAGGTGC comes from Nocardioides panacisoli and encodes:
- a CDS encoding histidinol-phosphate transaminase, giving the protein MSFPPIREELRGLTPYGAPQLDVPVQLNTNENPYAPSAACVADIARAAGEAAARLNRYPDREFTVLRERLADYLTADLRSTGSDAPGVTAGQVWAANGSNEVMLQVLQAFGGPGRTALSFAPTYSMYPEYARDTHTAWVAGHREHDFTLDPVHARELIEQHRPHVVLLPSPNNPTGTALAPETVTLLCEAVGESGVVVVDEAYGEFRRTGTPTALELLPRHRNLVVTRTMSKAFAAAGLRLGYLAADPAICDAIRVVRLPYHLSATTQAVAVAALDHATELLGGVADLRDERDRTVVWLREQGLQVADSDANFCLFGTFEDRHAVWQGLLDAGVLVREVGPEGWLRVSIGTHEEMATFRDALRHAMHHHGPQGKETTV
- the hisB gene encoding imidazoleglycerol-phosphate dehydratase HisB; protein product: MSRTATIERGTKESKVHVEVDLDGSGKAQVSTGVGFYDHMLDSFARHSLVDLTVHTMGDVQIDAHHTVEDTAIVLGQALREALGEKKGIRRFGDATVPLDEALVQAVVDVSGRPYCVHTGEPEGQAYVQLGGDGVPYLGSLTQHVFETISFHAHLALHVRVLAGREPHHIVETQFKAFARAFRDAIALDPRETGVPSTKGAL
- the hisH gene encoding imidazole glycerol phosphate synthase subunit HisH; this encodes MVLDYGSGNLRSAVRAMERAGAAVTLTDDMDAALAADGLVVPGVGAFAACMAGIRGIRGERLIARRLSGGRPVLGICVGMQVLFERGIEHGVETEGCGEWPGVVERLQAPIVPHMGWNRVQPPSDSSLFAGAAEERFYFVHSYGVREWALTTNDRTPAAYQPRVTWAEHGGDRFVAAVENGPLCATQFHPEKSGDAGARVLANWVAGLAA
- the priA gene encoding bifunctional 1-(5-phosphoribosyl)-5-((5-phosphoribosylamino)methylideneamino)imidazole-4-carboxamide isomerase/phosphoribosylanthranilate isomerase PriA is translated as MSNYLELLPAVDIQDGQAVQLVQGVAGSQKAFGDPIEAALRWQEAGAEWLHLVDLDAAFGRGSNRALQAEITARLDIDVEMSGGIRDDASLEAAMATGCRRVNIGTAALEQPEWCARAIATYGDRVAVGLDVRGRTLAARGWTREGGDLYETLERLDREGCARYVVTDVNKDGMLQGPNLDLLGDVCAATDRPVVASGGVTTLADIEALMGLVADGVEGAIAGTALYEGRFTLQEALALTKGAA
- the hisF gene encoding imidazole glycerol phosphate synthase subunit HisF, whose product is MSLAVRVIPCLDVDAGRVVKGVNFKELRDAGDPVELARTYDAEGADELTFLDISASHEGRATTLEMVAATAEQVFIPLTVGGGVGSVEDVDRLLRAGADKVAVNTAAIRRPDLVAEIADRFGNQVLVLSVDARRVPGGASEACPSGFEVTTHGGRESAGLDAIAWAVQATELGAGEILLNAMDADGTTDGFDLELIESVRREVTIPVIASGGAGAVEHFPPAVDAGADAVLAATVFHFGTLRIGEVKDTLAAAGHPVR
- the hisI gene encoding phosphoribosyl-AMP cyclohydrolase, with product MPDLDPAIAERLTRNDAGLVPAVVQQHDTREVLMLAWMNDEALRQTLTTGRATYWSRSRQEMWVKGETSGHRQWVHEVRLDCDGDTLLVLVDQEGPACHTGARTCFDADRLPLGAETGGGPA
- a CDS encoding Trp biosynthesis-associated membrane protein, whose amino-acid sequence is MTAAEATGATDPPRGRRRTFVPALLVGLLAGAVAAVAGNQAWVEPASDSPAGSIGQVAAIAADASSPLTTAVALVSLATWGVVLVTRDRFRRVMAWFGALVAVALLVVVVLGLAAAPDDLRDLMAQYGITEPDLRRTPWSWVALAATPFALAAALAAARDVRHWPQMGSRYDAPSAPDTATADDDPAEEQSHLELWKSLDEGSDPTR
- a CDS encoding HGxxPAAW family protein — protein: MAHHGNTPAAWTAVLIALVGFVVGGVGLMFSPIEMAIFWVGCAIVVGAGIVFVVMDKMGLHD
- a CDS encoding DUF2752 domain-containing protein; its protein translation is MSVGEAPTLLPRGTDGRPRWQRMVAPAAVAGGLLAATVALHVRDPHAAGSWGMCPSAALGFWCPGCGGLRAVNDLSNAQVADAASSNLLFVASLPLIAYAFWRWSAGRFTGRAWRPSAATGNVVAAGLVVAMAVFTVLRNLPAGSWLAP
- a CDS encoding DUF4190 domain-containing protein — encoded protein: MSVNEPPNYGTPPPPPPGGDSPYGGQPPAGEQRSMSVMSLISMIVGIVGLCCSGIFVVSIAATVLGFLGRKEVAESGGMKTGGGMALAGIILGVVGVVLGIVNWVLVATGVVDMTWNTNV